Part of the Nicotiana sylvestris chromosome 2, ASM39365v2, whole genome shotgun sequence genome, tgtcgtaaatgtccttcaggtggtgtgcgtggcggtggtaatccggctcctggtgcaagttcgttgaatgtacccaactatcaaggatacccctagtcttttattttggtttttttttgtaatacgtgtttgtacttgtgtatgttgcaatatatatcaaataaaattatgttccacaatttGGAATAAGTGAAGAAAAAACTGTTTAATTGTaaggaaaatgtaaataaaacattactacaacacaaacataacaggacaacataataaaaatacatgaaatatgaaaaatacaccaAAACACATACATGCTAATGTTTAGTCCCGGTtgccatttattctccgctccaaccacttaaatcgttcttccattcgttctttttcttcttctatctctttcagtttcgccttcacctccgcaagttctcgtttatatttttcttttcgtttcTTTTGCGTTTCACAATTTcattgtgctttccatttttcttctcccacctccttcagtttcgccctcatttctgcaataattctatcgctttctctttgtgtttcccgttggcataaacacatattatgaagaaactgcagttgttctctgtagcattcctgataacatggttcatcaacccattcctcaaaatcacaaataggttcaccGGGAACCTTGTATAACTAGTTCATACAgcaccagtagcggcgtccaacttcaccaccgtcccaacaattttgcatcgagcattcttttccacagttgcactttggtggatgaagaggttgagccatttaatgaaatatttgcttttagtaaaaaaaaacccttacttttaatgaaatatttgcttttactaatttttgagcacacaaaataactaaagctggtttattgcagaaaaatttaatacataaagcgtggtatagtactgcgttttatggagttgtcttgtcgttctgaaaaagatgaaaaccatgtgaaaaaagctggtttattgcagaaaaatttaatacataaagcgtggtatagtactgcgttttatggagttgtcttgtcgttcttaaaaagatgaaaaccatgtgaaaaagctggtttattgcagaaaaatgtaatacataaagcgtggtatagtactgcgttttatggagttgtcttgtcgttctgaaaaagatgaaaaccatgtgaaaaagttggttttagttatcctttgtgcagtgatggttttagttctactgtttgtttttgtgttatgtttgcaATGTTTGTGTTTCTTGTGTACTGTTTAAGTAAAACTGTTGTTCAAacgcaattaaaataaaaatgttattaaaagataattgttatcattatttacataatgcactatttacacaaactaaaaacctaagtaaatcagtgagtcccgcagcctgtgtgcttcagtgctgctgctggcctgagtcgcatcccatgtcgcccgggtacactatctggatcatcatcatcaagccgcctctttatgtgaggatgtgcaGCATCATCGACACAACAACTGGCAGGATCAGAAGAATAGGTCGTCGGGCCGTCAacaacctacaaaacaagtactAAACTTAGCAGGTGACAAAGTATATTTgtattgtacgtgttaagtcaaaaaatatATTCCCACCGTGGTCTCGTCAGCCTCCTGAATATATGCATCTGTGGTGTCCTGATCAAAGCATGTAGTGGCCTCAAAGATGGGTTGGGACGAAGCCTTCATAAAAaccttaaaaattaattaatggcagctcattaaggaaaagaaaacaaattgaaattttaaagtaatacaaacatacctgtgcctgtggtagatccgcatcaaccgccggggatgaggcataactcaacctgcGCCCGCCATCCACGTCCCGGGTGGGCCGATCCTCAGCTGCGGTAGATGGGCATGCAAAGTACTGGTATACATCCCCGTTGAATGTACCCATGATCGACAATTCTCCTGacggggtgacctgcgatgctggcagagaTAGCTGAAGGTTGTACGAAggcatgctgctggaaggctcatCTTCCCGAGGTATATAACCCGGCTGATCATCTCCAAGCGCCAAAACTCCAAAGTCCTCATCATGTCCCTCAACATGTGGGTTgacaggtgcctcaacgcccccttgttggggaccacctcctcgccgtcCCCCGCGACCCCGTGGGGCACCCCTCCCTCGTGCCCTACCCCTGTCTCGTGGGACACCCCTACCCCGATGGTAGTCCTATGGCGCCGCATACTGAGCCTCTTGGTCCAACCTCGCGGCATCTCTCGCCTGAAACAGGGTCCGACGAGCCAACTGTGCCACCCGCCGGCCATAGTCAACGACTGTAGGGATGTCGGTATGCTGCTGTATCTCCTGTACCAACTGGTAGAGGTGATGATGGCCAATAgcctgtgaaatatttaaaatattaattaaataacgctatatcacaattatacgatattaataagccaaaaaacatactagtgcctcgtgtctcccggcgtatggtctgtagcgctcgccaagtacatgaatggggttcccgataaTCAGTCGGGTGTGACGGCGGTACCATGATGCATACATATGAATAGTGGCCTCCTGGGTAAATGTAGGTGCTGGCGGAATACGGTTAGCTCGGTGCTCCTCCCAAATAAGGACCTGCTGCTCTagccatcccatatatatatcaTCCAGCCTGGCACGGTCATCCCGCTGATAGTATATAGCAACCCATCCAGGATCCCTCGGTATAGGCTGGGGACGGTGAAACTGGCGAAGCacacgctctgtggcatgatactcaaccatatCGAAGAAGATCATCGGGACGGAGGTGCTCCAAAGCATTCGATCGACTGAGCAATAAAAGGGCAGCTGAGCTACCAACTCATCGatgtatggcgtccagatgaactgccaaataataacataaaagtgagtatgcgcaacacaactcaatttaAACAAGTAAGTGTAGGTACATATCTACATGTCCGTCCACCAGTATATCTAGCACATCCCTgataagggggagattatgatgagcatcggtccctcggtagttcccacgccggagaatccacctagaagctagagggagaaacggataAGCCTCACCAGGCGCAAGTgctggtagaggtggctgcaacggcatgatccgctgccaggcccaaacctaagataaaaggttgatgtaaaatttatgagtcatttcgaccatatagaattcggagaattgaacagagtattcgaaaatgttgtcacctgtatgaggggcagaaaaccacatatgtccaaCGCTGGGCCCATGCTCGCCCGACACATGCTCCTATACAGGTATGCGAGAACAGCATCACCCCAACTGTACTGGGGTAAACCATCCAACTCCTGAAGATGATGGAGAAAAcgcatactcactttactccccgaagtgttcgggaacaagacacaccTGAAAAGCAGGAGCAGCGCCAACCGCATGTACCTCTCAATATGGAGATCCTCCGTCTCGCCGGTAATGTCTGGGTGCAAAAACGCCATATGATCTCTAATGGCTGACAAAGCAACGCGACTGCCCCCAGCGTCACCCTGAGGTCTATAACTAGTAAAATGCATCATCATATCCAAAAATTGTGCACGCGTCATGGATCTAATGTACTGGGGCAGTGCTACGGCCCGTCCATCTACGCGCAGCCcgtacaaaacctgaacatcctccagcgtgatggtggcctctccagtgggcaaatgaaaagtgtgtgtctccggtcgccaccgttctaccaaggccgtgatgagagaccaagCAAGCTGCATCCGTCCAAGCTCAAAAATCGTATAGAAGCCCGTAGCCTGTAGACGCGCGACTACGCGGGCATGGAAAGGATGCTCCCCGATGAACTCCCACAAATCGTCAGGTCTCTTGGGGCGGAAAGGCTGCATCGATAGCTGTCCCTCCCATACAAATgaggacctatggtcgccctgcaacactagtagctgatcctcggcaggtccgggatgcgcaggcggaggaaagtccatgtcgtctactataatttaaacgaaattaattgtgtgtgttagcttaataaattaaataattaattatgtttaaaattggactaaataattatgtacgggttccaggctcgatatttaaggcccggtagcaccgagttatccttaattattatgcgtgttaatttcaacatttttagaattgtgcctGTTAgcataataaattaaataattaattatgtttaaaattggactgaataattatgtatgggttccaggctcaatatttgaggcccggtagcaccgagttatccttaattattatgcgtgttaatttcaacatttttagaattgtgcctattagcttaataaattaaacaattaattatgtttaaaattggactgaataattatgtacgggttccaggctcgatatttgaggcccggtagcaccgagttatccttaattattatgcgtgttaatttcaacatttttagaattgtgcctgttagcttaataaattaaataattaattatgtttaaaattggactgaataattatgtatgggttccaggctcgatatttgaggcccggtagcaccgagttatccttaattattatgcgtgttaatttcaacatttttagaattgtgcctgttagcttaataaattaaataattaattatgtttaaaattggactgaataattatgtataggttccaggctcgatatttgagttaattttacaacatatattaatttgttacttttgtaagtttattgttataaattaaataattaattttgtaaagtgtaattggagttactacatacttaaactacatagactctacgctaaaaggctctacattttactacgctaaaaggctctatattttacaatactaaaaggctctatattttactacactaaaaggctctatattttactacgctaaaaggctatttattttactacgctaaaaggtcactattacatataaaaacaactaacataaaatacaaatatgaacaacaaacaaaataaataatattaattttttaacaatacaaataatttatcaaattttaacaattttttgtaccaaagctaataaatcaatccgggtataaataagatacaaatttaaacacaaacataacacaaattaacatggaaacacattaaacaatacaaatatgcatgtactatacgagtttcgacataaacaaaatcgaaataccttgatttaagttttttgaatttgattgaaatcgaatttttgcacccgaaagaaggaatccaaagcttgtcttgtatgtgggacctacactccttgctctttaggtgacgggtggggccgattttttttttaagtttgtcGCGGGGTGGGGGAGAGGGGGACCAGAACAATCGAAATTTTTAAAGGAGAAGGGGCTGCGTTCAgtggtccaaggaagaagaaggggcTGCGTTTTATAAAGCTGTTCACAGTATTATATTGCGTTTTaggtaaaacgcagtataatactgcgaacaactttataaaatgcagtattatactgcgaattacaatttttttttttgatgtaaAACGCAATACGGTACTGCGAATTACaaataaaaaattaaagtaaaacgcaatatggtactgcgttttactttaacggactAATTTCCGTTAACGTAATTcacagtataatactgcattttactcgtttatgtaacttttttttaagcagtataaaagtgttttttgtccaaaaaacatcaaaaaagtTTTGGACTCTCTTTCCAACTTCCTACACCAAATTCTAAGGGAAGGGGATAACTCATGACTGCTAAGGTAACAGTAGCCAATCACTTTCAGTCTTTCACCATACATTTCACCTCACTTGGTAATATGAAACTTCAAATATATTCCAACCGATCACTTTTACTTGACACGTTTTAACTTTTTACGtcccttaaaaaataataaataaagtacataattttttataatattcATATTAATTAATGCATATTTTATTGAATTTGAGAATGATttgaaataattaataaatactATGGGTATaacatgaattttttttatcttcTCTTAATATCCGTAAAGTAAAgtaacaagtaaaaataaaaatttatttttagtatacatgtcaagtaaaagtgaacggaggaagTAAGAATCTCCATAAAATTTACCAGATGGCTATATATATACTTGCAAATTTTGGAAATTGGCGTTCCTGTTGCGGATCGCCACGGTTTACTTCAGCTTAGCTTTGAATTTGGCCACAAGTTTTGACACAACGAACAACTTCTCCAATTCACGCATTCTCTAATAAAAGTATTTCAAGTTCTCGTCCATCTCCATAGATTAGGTGCGTGTCCTGTTTAACAACATATCAaatttggttttgatttttaTTAACCAACTCAATATGCAATTTTAATAAATAAgtaaaattaaactaataacGACTAAAATGTTTATATTTAAAATATGAGGTTGTAAGCAGAAGATTTAGAGTGTTCGACTCCTATGATTCACTGAGGCACAATTTAATTTGTATAAACACTTCCGCTAATATTAACTATTTCCTTATAGTAATTGCTTCTTATAGTTGCTAGCTCTTTCTACATTTTTGCTGAGAAATGAAAATATATATGATTGACCAATTCTGATTGCACATGCTAGCACTAAATACGCATAATTAATGATCAACTAGTTTAATTTCAGCTTGATAAGATATTAAATATTTGATGCATAATCGAGTATACATGTGGTTTTTATAACTTTAATGTCTCGTACATTCTAATTTAGTTATGGATATTCTTTTGTATAATTTCTAAAGAGTTTTCATATCCGTGGATAAATATGGAATTTGGAGAAAATCTTTATGTCAAAGCTGGCAGATGTTGATGCCCATATGCACTTACTGCTCGCCGCAGTTTAGCATATCTTTAGTGTCAACTTCATCCATCATTTAACTCAATTTTCTTGTGAATAGTTTTATATTATATAACAGAAATATAATAATCTCATCTTTTCTAAAAATATAATACACGCGTCAAACGAgattatacaaaaatatagctTGAATGTTGCACGAACAAgaagaaattaaaaaagaaaaaaataataagaggGCGAGATGCTTAAAtgtgtgtttttttttgttttttttattttttttgtaataattTGATAAAATTACTATCTAAAAAGTATATCCACAACAAGAGTATTTGTACTTTTACAACTCTTATGGATCACAATTCTAATGAAATTCTTCATTTTTGTTGTGGCATTATCATAACCctcgttctcttttcttttcttttcttttttgttcctTGTTTTCTCTattactctctctctctttcaatAAATAGTAATATCAACGCATCAAATATCAGATATAAACTCGGACTCGAtttcttaattttaaaaatataaatttgcATATAGTACTAGTGTACTACTAATCAGTAATCACAATCTTTgcaataaaaattatttaaaaaatgtTTGAAAACCCATTATACTAAAAAAATAACTATTCAAATCCTCTGCTGAGAAAAATTTCAATAGTTATTAATGGGCTCTGGTTGAAAAAAGATTTCTGATTCTTTTTCAGATCTGGCAAAAACAACAAGAAaaatcaacttttttttttttaaaaagcaaaCGCCTTGATATCCACAAGTCTAGTAATGCGTCTTAAGTTGGGAAGAAGGGCAACCCGGTGCACTAACCTTTTGTTATGTGCCGGGTCCggagaagggccggaccacaagtgTTTATGAGTTGTTATTCCTCATTAATCATCATTATTATTTGCAAATAGGTAAATAAAGAACGTCTCGtggatatatttttttattaattacaGCTATAAAATGATCGATCCTCCAACGTGCAATGTCTTAATTTCCTGTAAACATTAACCTTCTAGTTCTGAGATAGACTTCTGGACTAACATAAATGTCTGCATGCATGTCATACCAGCCACAATTGAACGATTGAAAGATTGAAAGTGAAAGTGACTACACACCAATCCTTATCTCTTCCACTGGAGTCCACACATTAATCGACGTACGACAAGAAATTGACGACTTGTGTTGAAAATTTCTGAAGACATTAACGTTCAGCATCAGACATGAatgaaattaaaaattaaaaattaatcaACGTTCGGCGTGAGACATGAATTAGTACTCCTAACAAGGATATGAATGTAAAAGGTTAAAAAGAACTATAAATTAAAAATCAAATCATGTTATTGTAAGTCCATATCAAAAAGTAATAAGTATTAATCACATTACCATACTGTTATTAAGTAGAACGGGAGTCTTGGAataacaaaaaaattattttcgtATAATTTATAGATGATAGATTCAAGCCGTGAAGCAACTATTAATGTGTTAGCGTAGGCTATATTATTACCTCTTGAATGCAATCTTTTCCCAAATTTTATATGAATACAAAATACTTTATGTACCGAATTATTTATACGGCTGTTTAGTAATGCTTGCGTTCTTATATTTGGCACAAATTAATATGGGTGACCGATAAGTTTTATCCTCAACCGTATCTTTTGTTCACTCTTATGATCTCCGTCACAACTGCGTCCTCTGTCCCATCCAATTTTTTATTAGATAATATGGGTGCATAAAGTATTTCGTA contains:
- the LOC138884158 gene encoding serine/threonine-protein phosphatase 7 long form homolog, whose translation is MDFPPPAHPGPAEDQLLVLQGDHRSSFVWEGQLSMQPFRPKRPDDLWEFIGEHPFHARVVARLQATGFYTIFELGRMQLAWSLITALVERWRPETHTFHLPTGEATITLEDVQVLYGLRVDGRAVALPQYIRSMTRAQFLDMMMHFTSYRPQGDAGGSRVALSAIRDHMAFLHPDITGETEDLHIERYMRLALLLLFRCVLFPNTSGSKVSMRFLHHLQELDGLPQYSWGDAVLAYLYRSMCRASMGPALDICGFLPLIQVWAWQRIMPLQPPLPALAPGEAYPFLPLASRWILRRGNYRGTDAHHNLPLIRDVLDILVDGHFIWTPYIDELVAQLPFYCSVDRMLWSTSVPMIFFDMVEYHATERVLRQFHRPQPIPRDPGWVAIYYQRDDRARLDDIYMGWLEQQVLIWEEHRANRIPPAPTFTQEATIHMYASWYRRHTRLIIGNPIHAIGHHHLYQLVQEIQQHTDIPTVVDYGRRVAQLARRTLFQARDAARLDQEAQYAAP